In the Loxodonta africana isolate mLoxAfr1 chromosome 1, mLoxAfr1.hap2, whole genome shotgun sequence genome, one interval contains:
- the TMEM14A gene encoding transmembrane protein 14A isoform X3, whose translation MLRIFQCCLLFSTVISCASDSLPSDSSSQIATLPMDLIGFGYAALVTFGSILGYKRRGGIPSLIGGLCVGFLAGYGAYRVSNDKRDVKVSLFTAFFLATIMGVRFKRSKKIMPAGLVAGLSEHADLSGRLAYRDNETILTPRTGRWSKPLKPGQVSI comes from the exons ATGTTGAGGATTTTTCAGTGTTGCCTCCTTTTCAGCACTGTCATCTCCTGTGCCTCAGACTCTCTCCCCTCAGATTCTTCCTCGCA AATTGCTACCTTGCCAATGGACCTGATTGGTTTTGGCTATGCAGCCCTTGTGACATTTGGAAGCATTTTGGGATACAAACGGAGAG GTGGTATTCCATCTTTGATTGGTGGTCTTTGTGTTGGATTTTTGGCTGGCTATGGAGCTTACCGTGTCTCTAATGACAAACGAGATGTAAAAGTATCACTGT TTACAGCTTTCTTCCTGGCCACGATAATGGGTGTGCGATTTAAGAGGTCCAAGAAAATAATGCCAGCTGGACTGGTTGCAGGCTTAAG TGAGCATGCAGACTTGTCTGGCAGGTTGGCATACAGGGATAATGAGACCATCCTTACCCCAAGGACTGGAAGGTGGAGCAAGCCCTTGAAGCCAGGTCAGGTGAGCATATGA
- the TMEM14A gene encoding transmembrane protein 14A isoform X1 — translation MDLIGFGYAALVTFGSILGYKRRGGIPSLIGGLCVGFLAGYGAYRVSNDKRDVKVSLFTAFFLATIMGVRFKRSKKIMPAGLVAGLSEHADLSGRLAYRDNETILTPRTGRWSKPLKPGQVSI, via the exons ATGGACCTGATTGGTTTTGGCTATGCAGCCCTTGTGACATTTGGAAGCATTTTGGGATACAAACGGAGAG GTGGTATTCCATCTTTGATTGGTGGTCTTTGTGTTGGATTTTTGGCTGGCTATGGAGCTTACCGTGTCTCTAATGACAAACGAGATGTAAAAGTATCACTGT TTACAGCTTTCTTCCTGGCCACGATAATGGGTGTGCGATTTAAGAGGTCCAAGAAAATAATGCCAGCTGGACTGGTTGCAGGCTTAAG TGAGCATGCAGACTTGTCTGGCAGGTTGGCATACAGGGATAATGAGACCATCCTTACCCCAAGGACTGGAAGGTGGAGCAAGCCCTTGAAGCCAGGTCAGGTGAGCATATGA
- the TMEM14A gene encoding transmembrane protein 14A isoform X2, whose protein sequence is MDLIGFGYAALVTFGSILGYKRRGGIPSLIGGLCVGFLAGYGAYRVSNDKRDVKVSLFTAFFLATIMGVRFKRSKKIMPAGLVAGLSLMMILRLVLLLI, encoded by the exons ATGGACCTGATTGGTTTTGGCTATGCAGCCCTTGTGACATTTGGAAGCATTTTGGGATACAAACGGAGAG GTGGTATTCCATCTTTGATTGGTGGTCTTTGTGTTGGATTTTTGGCTGGCTATGGAGCTTACCGTGTCTCTAATGACAAACGAGATGTAAAAGTATCACTGT TTACAGCTTTCTTCCTGGCCACGATAATGGGTGTGCGATTTAAGAGGTCCAAGAAAATAATGCCAGCTGGACTGGTTGCAGGCTTAAG CCTCATGATGATTCTGAGACTTGTCTTACTGCTGATCTGA